In Streptomyces nojiriensis, one genomic interval encodes:
- a CDS encoding bifunctional serine/threonine-protein kinase/ABC transporter substrate-binding protein — protein MRPLTPADPAAIGGNRLLGRLGSGGMGTVYLARSAAGTLVAVKVIRADHAANPDFRARFRREVEAAGQLTGRWVVPVVSADPLAREPWLATPYVPGPSLAEAVGGYGPLPVRAVRTLGARLAEALAQVHAAGLVHRDVKPGNILLAPDGPRLIDFGIARAEGAVTLTAVDAVLGTPGYLAPEQARTDGAAAGRPSDVFSLGCVLAYAATGHGPFGGGHAAAVVYRTVHDEPELSGLPPELLDTVLACLAKDPAARPTPDELGAVLGDGLPAPDGEDWLPPPLPRLIAERSTRALDLPAPEPTRIDAPEAAGRGLTRRRLLGAGAGLAVIGAPVAWFTTRGRARGTTPPPARPLATHTLALQADLTGPGKEIGQAHERGMKLAVERHNSRSDAAFRLALRVADDGGDATRAAQVVKELAADPAVVALTGPTWDAPVPELAVACGAADLALLLVSADSPETALSRQEWRTVVATRPAGDQLALPVIDYFSRIRPVHRTGLVEDVEGSEPVYPVIQYLQQSPPSQGTLSVHRIPAGSSDFAGAVRALTEAGAEAVVYAGTSPQRAAQLGRALTEGGFQGRRLGLQHAMEPAFLTAAGPAADGWAFASLFTDPLAVPAAAEFVAAHRAAYGQPPARWATEAYDAVGLVAATLTGLAEDGRDRAGVTRRIFRTAHEGLAKPLSFDSNTHVLTRARTAHLYQVESGGYRYLGIYSDVRPGSGR, from the coding sequence ATGCGCCCCCTCACCCCCGCCGATCCGGCCGCGATCGGCGGCAACCGGCTGCTGGGCCGCCTCGGTTCGGGCGGCATGGGCACCGTGTACCTCGCCCGCTCCGCCGCCGGCACCCTGGTCGCCGTCAAGGTCATCCGCGCCGACCACGCCGCGAACCCGGACTTCCGCGCCCGGTTCCGGCGCGAGGTGGAGGCGGCCGGGCAGCTGACCGGGCGCTGGGTGGTCCCGGTCGTCTCCGCCGACCCGCTGGCGCGCGAGCCCTGGCTGGCCACCCCCTATGTCCCCGGGCCCTCCCTGGCCGAGGCCGTGGGCGGGTACGGTCCGCTGCCCGTCCGGGCGGTACGGACCCTGGGCGCGCGGCTCGCCGAGGCACTCGCTCAGGTGCACGCAGCCGGGCTGGTCCACCGCGACGTCAAACCGGGCAACATCCTGCTCGCCCCGGATGGGCCCCGGCTGATCGACTTCGGGATCGCGCGCGCCGAGGGCGCGGTCACGCTGACCGCCGTGGACGCCGTCCTCGGCACCCCGGGCTACCTGGCACCGGAGCAGGCCCGCACGGACGGCGCCGCGGCGGGACGCCCGAGCGACGTGTTCTCCCTCGGCTGCGTCCTGGCGTACGCGGCGACCGGGCACGGCCCCTTCGGCGGCGGGCACGCGGCCGCGGTGGTCTACCGTACGGTGCACGACGAGCCCGAACTCTCCGGACTGCCACCGGAGTTGCTCGACACCGTACTGGCCTGTCTGGCGAAGGACCCGGCGGCCCGGCCGACCCCGGACGAGCTGGGCGCCGTACTCGGGGACGGCCTCCCCGCCCCCGACGGCGAGGACTGGCTGCCGCCCCCGCTGCCCCGCCTCATCGCCGAACGCTCCACCAGGGCCCTGGACCTGCCCGCCCCGGAACCCACCCGGATCGACGCACCGGAGGCGGCCGGCCGGGGCCTCACGCGCAGACGGCTGCTCGGGGCCGGCGCGGGCCTGGCCGTCATCGGCGCTCCGGTCGCCTGGTTCACCACCCGCGGCCGGGCCCGCGGCACGACACCGCCGCCCGCCCGCCCGCTCGCCACCCACACCCTCGCCCTCCAGGCCGACCTGACCGGGCCCGGCAAGGAGATCGGCCAGGCCCACGAGCGCGGCATGAAGCTCGCCGTGGAGCGGCACAACAGCCGGTCGGACGCCGCGTTCCGGCTGGCCCTGCGCGTCGCCGACGACGGCGGGGACGCCACGCGCGCCGCACAGGTGGTCAAGGAGCTGGCCGCCGACCCCGCGGTGGTCGCGCTCACCGGCCCCACCTGGGACGCCCCCGTGCCCGAACTGGCCGTCGCCTGCGGCGCGGCCGATCTCGCCCTGCTGCTGGTATCCGCCGACAGCCCCGAGACCGCCCTCTCCCGGCAGGAATGGCGCACCGTGGTGGCCACCCGCCCGGCCGGCGACCAGCTCGCCCTCCCGGTGATCGACTACTTCAGCCGGATCCGGCCCGTCCACCGCACGGGCCTGGTGGAGGACGTAGAGGGCAGTGAGCCCGTCTACCCGGTCATCCAGTACCTGCAGCAGTCACCGCCGTCGCAGGGCACGCTCAGCGTCCACCGGATCCCCGCGGGCAGCTCCGACTTCGCCGGCGCCGTACGCGCGCTGACCGAAGCCGGGGCCGAGGCCGTCGTCTACGCCGGCACCTCACCGCAGCGCGCGGCCCAGCTGGGCCGCGCCCTGACGGAGGGCGGATTCCAGGGTCGGCGGCTGGGTCTCCAGCACGCCATGGAACCGGCCTTCCTCACCGCCGCCGGTCCGGCCGCCGACGGCTGGGCGTTCGCCTCCCTCTTCACCGACCCGCTCGCCGTCCCCGCAGCCGCCGAGTTCGTCGCCGCACACCGCGCCGCGTACGGCCAACCGCCCGCCCGCTGGGCCACCGAGGCCTACGACGCCGTGGGGCTGGTCGCCGCGACCCTGACCGGCCTGGCGGAGGACGGGCGGGACCGGGCGGGCGTGACCCGCCGGATCTTCCGGACGGCCCACGAGGGGCTGGCCAAGCCGCTGTCCTTCGACTCCAACACGCACGTGCTGACCAGAGCCCGCACCGCCCACCTCTACCAGGTCGAATCCGGCGGATACCGGTACCTGGGCATCTATTCGGACGTGCGCCCCGGGTCCGGGCGGTGA
- a CDS encoding L-threonylcarbamoyladenylate synthase: MAKYFDVHPENPQRRTIDSVVDMIRGGKLVAYPTDSCFALGCQLGNRDGISRIRSIRNLDDRHHFTLVCQNFAQLGRFVQIDNDVFRAIKAATPGSYTFILPATSEVPRQLLHPKKKTVGVRIPDHVVTQALLAELGEPLLSSTLLLPDEAEPMTQGWEIKERLDHEVDAVLDSGDCGTEPTTVIDFSGGEVEIVRRGAGDTTRFE, translated from the coding sequence ATGGCGAAATACTTCGACGTACACCCCGAGAATCCCCAGCGGCGCACCATCGACAGCGTGGTCGACATGATCCGTGGCGGGAAGCTCGTCGCATACCCGACCGACTCCTGCTTCGCGCTGGGCTGCCAGCTGGGCAACCGCGACGGCATCAGCCGGATCCGGTCGATCCGGAACCTGGACGACCGTCACCACTTCACCCTCGTGTGCCAGAACTTCGCGCAGCTGGGCCGGTTCGTACAGATCGACAACGACGTGTTCCGCGCCATCAAGGCGGCGACCCCCGGCAGTTACACCTTCATCCTCCCCGCGACCTCGGAGGTGCCGCGCCAGCTGCTGCACCCGAAGAAGAAGACGGTCGGAGTCCGGATTCCCGACCACGTCGTCACGCAGGCCCTGCTCGCCGAGCTCGGCGAGCCGCTGCTCTCCAGCACCCTGCTGCTGCCCGACGAGGCCGAGCCGATGACCCAGGGCTGGGAGATCAAGGAACGGCTCGACCACGAAGTGGACGCCGTACTGGACTCGGGTGACTGCGGTACCGAGCCGACCACCGTGATCGACTTCTCCGGTGGTGAGGTCGAGATCGTGCGCCGGGGCGCGGGCGACACCACCCGGTTCGAGTAA
- a CDS encoding DUF2625 domain-containing protein has product MRTLNELTDVDRPAWPELSEELGAAAVPVEVLPADPALARASLLQLQVTARSYLGAVVLHCGGLLLDDGWLRVLGSPAPDRSRGLPGLARANAFPAAFDPDWRPDAGLVVAYDVLGGVFALNGARPADSGRPGGPGEIVYYAPDVLRWEALGAGHSAWLSWLLSGALDQFYADLRWPGWREEVAELNGGRGLSLHPPLWSAEGRGDLAATSRRAVPLAELLGIGRETARQFDGADPGFMGTV; this is encoded by the coding sequence ATGCGCACGCTGAACGAACTGACCGACGTCGACCGACCCGCCTGGCCCGAACTGAGCGAGGAACTCGGCGCGGCAGCCGTCCCGGTCGAGGTACTGCCGGCCGATCCCGCCCTGGCCCGCGCCTCGCTCCTCCAGCTGCAGGTCACGGCGCGGTCGTACCTCGGCGCGGTGGTACTGCACTGCGGCGGCCTGCTCCTGGACGACGGCTGGCTGCGCGTCCTCGGCAGCCCCGCCCCCGACCGCTCCCGGGGACTGCCCGGACTGGCACGGGCCAACGCCTTCCCCGCGGCGTTCGACCCCGACTGGCGCCCGGACGCCGGGCTGGTCGTGGCGTACGACGTACTGGGCGGGGTCTTCGCCCTGAACGGCGCCCGCCCCGCCGACAGCGGCCGCCCCGGAGGACCGGGCGAGATCGTCTACTACGCCCCCGACGTGCTGCGCTGGGAGGCCCTCGGGGCGGGCCATTCGGCGTGGCTGTCCTGGCTGCTGTCCGGGGCCCTCGACCAGTTCTACGCCGACCTGCGCTGGCCCGGGTGGCGGGAGGAGGTCGCGGAACTGAACGGCGGCCGGGGGCTGTCGCTCCACCCGCCCCTGTGGTCCGCCGAGGGCCGCGGCGACCTGGCGGCGACCAGCCGTCGCGCCGTCCCCCTGGCGGAGCTGCTGGGCATCGGCCGGGAAACCGCGCGACAGTTCGACGGGGCCGATCCGGGATTCATGGGCACGGTCTGA
- a CDS encoding SpoIIE family protein phosphatase, with amino-acid sequence MGAIDGAGTGGIRPGMAGVSPPSGLLDVLNVAAVVLDSEGRVALWSPQAEQLFGWTAEEALGRPAARLLAANEHVGLVTELFARVMGGAGDWAGAFPVRRRDGTTRLVEFRNMRLLDEHGEMYALGIATDRTRLRQLERDLALSARLVAQSPIGLAVLDTELRYVLVNPTLERINGLPAEQHIGRGVREALAFLDDAEAAESAMRQVLATGTPLLEQFTAGRTHGGDRTEHAWSVSYYRLEDATGRVLGLATSVVDVTQSHRAAIEIARSRRRLALIADATVRIGTTLDLDQTARELADVVVPELADIAAVDILDSVLEGRPTLRSSAHEPAVFRALALAAAYPSDAVRAADPPGDIARYAADRLVTQSVTTGHPVLVAHVQAQDISRIARDSTAADLLSRAGLRSYLAVPLIARGEVLGALDLKRTRNPLPFNDDDIVLAGELAARAAVCIDNARWYRNAHHTALALQHHLLPHHPPPTPGLEVAYRYRPAAASSEIGGDWFDAIAGPDDTTVLVVGDVMGSGINAAASMGQLRTATRTLAELALDPPQVLHQLDHTTAALEETIATCVYVVYDPHAARCRVALAGHLPPVLIRAGRQPRLLDLPTGAPLGVGGIPFESTAIAMDPGDQLVLYTDGLVETRDQPIDERLDLLLTLLADTGRPLEETCDRLLDSLRRTDDHDDVALVIARARTLPTA; translated from the coding sequence ATGGGTGCGATCGACGGGGCGGGGACCGGTGGGATCAGACCCGGCATGGCCGGGGTCTCGCCGCCGAGCGGTCTGCTCGACGTCCTGAACGTCGCGGCGGTCGTCCTCGACTCCGAAGGGCGGGTCGCGCTGTGGAGCCCGCAGGCCGAGCAGCTGTTCGGCTGGACGGCGGAGGAGGCGCTCGGCCGCCCCGCCGCCAGGCTGCTGGCCGCCAACGAGCACGTGGGCCTGGTCACGGAGCTGTTCGCGCGCGTCATGGGCGGCGCCGGCGACTGGGCGGGGGCCTTCCCGGTGCGGCGCAGGGACGGCACCACCCGCCTGGTGGAGTTCCGCAACATGCGGCTGCTCGACGAGCACGGCGAAATGTACGCCCTGGGCATCGCGACCGACCGCACCCGGCTGCGCCAGCTGGAGCGGGACCTCGCCCTGTCCGCGCGCCTGGTGGCCCAGTCCCCGATCGGCCTCGCGGTCCTGGACACCGAGCTGCGGTACGTGCTCGTCAACCCGACGCTGGAGCGGATCAACGGGCTGCCCGCCGAACAGCACATCGGCCGGGGCGTCCGCGAGGCCCTGGCCTTCCTCGACGACGCGGAGGCCGCCGAGTCGGCGATGCGCCAGGTCCTGGCCACCGGAACGCCGCTGCTCGAACAGTTCACGGCCGGCCGCACCCACGGCGGAGACCGCACCGAACACGCCTGGTCGGTGTCGTACTACCGGCTGGAGGACGCCACCGGCCGGGTACTGGGCCTCGCCACCTCCGTGGTGGACGTCACCCAGAGTCACCGGGCGGCCATCGAGATCGCCCGCAGCCGCCGCCGCCTCGCCCTGATCGCGGACGCCACCGTCCGTATCGGCACCACCCTCGACCTCGACCAGACGGCCCGGGAGCTCGCCGACGTCGTCGTGCCCGAGCTCGCGGACATCGCCGCCGTCGACATCCTCGACTCCGTCCTCGAAGGCCGGCCGACCCTGAGGTCCTCCGCCCACGAGCCGGCGGTGTTCCGGGCGCTGGCCCTCGCGGCCGCCTACCCCAGCGACGCCGTCCGCGCCGCCGACCCGCCCGGGGACATCGCCCGCTACGCCGCGGACCGGCTGGTCACCCAGTCCGTGACGACCGGCCACCCGGTCCTCGTCGCCCACGTCCAGGCCCAGGACATCTCGCGCATCGCCCGCGACAGCACCGCCGCCGACCTCCTGAGCCGCGCCGGGCTGCGCTCCTACCTGGCCGTGCCGCTCATCGCCCGCGGCGAGGTACTCGGCGCCCTCGACCTCAAACGCACCCGCAACCCGCTGCCGTTCAACGACGACGACATCGTGCTGGCCGGCGAACTCGCCGCCCGCGCCGCCGTGTGCATCGACAACGCCCGCTGGTACCGCAACGCCCACCACACCGCCCTCGCCCTCCAGCACCACCTCCTGCCGCACCACCCGCCGCCCACACCCGGCCTGGAGGTCGCCTACCGCTACCGGCCCGCCGCGGCCAGCAGCGAGATCGGGGGCGACTGGTTCGACGCCATCGCCGGACCGGACGACACCACCGTCCTCGTGGTCGGAGACGTCATGGGCAGCGGTATCAACGCCGCCGCCAGCATGGGACAGCTGCGTACGGCGACCCGCACCCTCGCCGAACTCGCCCTCGACCCGCCCCAGGTGCTCCACCAGCTGGACCACACCACCGCCGCACTGGAGGAGACCATCGCCACGTGCGTCTACGTCGTCTACGACCCGCACGCCGCCCGGTGCCGGGTCGCCCTCGCCGGACACCTGCCCCCGGTCCTCATCCGCGCCGGCCGGCAGCCCCGACTGCTCGACCTGCCCACCGGCGCACCGCTCGGCGTGGGCGGCATCCCCTTCGAGTCCACCGCCATCGCCATGGACCCCGGCGACCAGCTCGTCCTCTACACCGACGGCCTCGTCGAAACCCGCGACCAGCCCATCGACGAACGCCTCGACCTCCTGCTGACCCTGCTCGCCGACACCGGGCGTCCGCTGGAGGAGACCTGCGACCGCCTCCTGGACTCCCTGCGCCGCACGGACGACCACGACGACGTGGCGCTGGTCATCGCCCGCGCACGGACCCTGCCGACGGCCTAG
- a CDS encoding GNAT family N-acetyltransferase: protein MPELIAPTSDLHASWLAAQREWGPDAHLDGGGLGSDDDVDTPEGFAAWVERLRRQSDRTLPVDHGRVHATYWWITEGDTYLGAIDLRHYLNGFLLDAGGHIGYSVRPSARRRGLATWALAAVLHEARVLGMDRVLLTCDPDNEASIRTIEGNGGVLEDIRETLIGPKRRYWIDL, encoded by the coding sequence ATGCCCGAGCTCATAGCCCCCACCTCCGACCTGCACGCTTCCTGGCTCGCCGCGCAGCGGGAATGGGGACCGGACGCGCACCTGGACGGCGGCGGGCTCGGCTCCGACGACGACGTGGACACCCCGGAGGGTTTCGCCGCCTGGGTGGAGCGGCTGCGCCGCCAGTCGGACCGCACCCTGCCGGTCGACCACGGCCGGGTCCACGCGACGTACTGGTGGATCACTGAGGGCGACACCTACCTGGGCGCGATCGACCTGCGGCACTACCTGAACGGCTTCCTCCTCGACGCGGGCGGCCACATCGGCTACAGCGTCAGGCCCTCGGCGCGCCGCCGGGGCCTGGCCACCTGGGCCCTGGCGGCCGTCCTGCACGAGGCGCGCGTCCTGGGCATGGACCGGGTCCTGCTGACCTGCGACCCGGACAACGAGGCGTCGATCCGCACGATCGAGGGCAACGGCGGGGTACTGGAGGACATCCGCGAAACCCTGATCGGCCCCAAGCGGCGCTACTGGATCGACCTCTAG
- a CDS encoding class I SAM-dependent methyltransferase, producing MSDRPEGPGPGGAQDGAAWSGREGARAFAAVEAATDWLLGYPFVFRALARRIGAGEVLVDYGCGPGKVADEAARRLGARVLGVDTSPEMLALARASATAVAEYHLVEDGRVTGLPDGCADAVMCNHVLASLPTEEAVLGVFTEIRRLLRPGAPFVLLATDPACSGTEYASLRIGDPGAVYGPGDELTVRLRRTDGSWQEVRNHAWPVAVLPALLERAGFRDAVQYRPTVDEALTVADADFAAGRAWSAERARPPLVITTALAA from the coding sequence GTGAGCGACAGGCCGGAGGGACCCGGGCCCGGTGGCGCCCAAGACGGCGCCGCCTGGTCCGGACGTGAAGGGGCGCGGGCATTCGCGGCGGTGGAGGCGGCCACGGACTGGCTGCTCGGGTATCCGTTCGTCTTCCGGGCCCTGGCCCGCCGGATCGGCGCCGGCGAGGTCCTGGTGGACTACGGATGCGGGCCGGGCAAGGTGGCCGACGAGGCGGCCCGGCGGCTGGGGGCGCGGGTGCTGGGGGTGGACACCTCCCCGGAGATGCTGGCGCTGGCCCGCGCCTCGGCGACTGCCGTCGCCGAGTACCACCTGGTCGAGGACGGACGGGTGACCGGCCTGCCCGACGGCTGCGCGGACGCGGTGATGTGCAACCACGTACTGGCGTCGCTGCCGACCGAGGAGGCCGTGCTCGGCGTGTTCACCGAGATCCGGCGGCTCCTGCGGCCGGGCGCCCCGTTCGTGCTGCTGGCCACCGATCCCGCGTGCAGCGGGACGGAGTACGCCTCTCTGCGGATCGGCGACCCGGGCGCGGTGTACGGGCCGGGCGACGAACTGACCGTACGACTCCGGCGCACGGACGGATCCTGGCAGGAGGTGCGCAACCACGCGTGGCCCGTCGCGGTCCTCCCGGCCCTGCTCGAGCGCGCCGGATTCCGGGACGCCGTCCAGTACCGGCCCACCGTCGACGAGGCACTGACCGTGGCCGACGCGGACTTCGCGGCCGGCCGTGCGTGGTCGGCGGAGCGGGCGCGACCGCCCCTGGTGATCACGACGGCGCTCGCGGCCTGA
- a CDS encoding DUF4440 domain-containing protein translates to MSSKAEIDVVTAEFFGAFDNRGGKAADLDRIRRLVLPGGVITMTGPQFTVWTVEEFLEPRRRLLAAGGRLAEFSEWETSERTEIAGDIASRFGEYRKSGLLDGTPFEGAGTKTIQFVRTADGWRIAAFAWYDHQP, encoded by the coding sequence ATGTCGTCCAAGGCCGAAATAGACGTGGTGACCGCCGAGTTCTTCGGCGCCTTCGACAACCGGGGCGGCAAGGCCGCCGATCTGGACCGGATCCGGAGACTGGTCCTGCCGGGCGGAGTGATCACCATGACCGGCCCGCAGTTCACGGTCTGGACCGTGGAGGAGTTCCTCGAGCCGCGGCGCCGGTTGCTGGCCGCCGGCGGGCGCCTCGCCGAGTTCTCCGAGTGGGAGACCTCCGAACGGACCGAGATCGCGGGCGACATCGCGTCGCGGTTCGGCGAGTACCGCAAGTCCGGGCTCCTGGACGGCACACCGTTCGAGGGGGCGGGCACCAAGACGATCCAGTTCGTCCGCACCGCGGACGGTTGGCGGATCGCGGCCTTCGCCTGGTACGACCACCAGCCCTGA
- a CDS encoding nucleotidyl transferase AbiEii/AbiGii toxin family protein — MTVNDPAAAGPGRAALDHLLRLISQSAWGDDLVLRGSMVMPAWVGGRARPPGDLDFVVPPPSPVPVDPRHPHPYVAAYDTVQQWPEAADGAARYEIWADGEEEFETRGLRAHVPPEGLVWQPEPEPADFPPYEDLLDRVRACPRAAAGVLLDADGARRDGTWAYAYTNGEDGPAGIRILIPWRADSGRVGVAQLDFSRDERLPEAPVWTAVPRGDGGVTVARTASRELSLAWKLRWLVADAAAEDGPRCKDLYDAVLLAEACRERPLRKVPSPAGVRVDERAWQRFCTAHPGVRGSAADWLTRLRTALPPADR, encoded by the coding sequence ATGACGGTGAACGACCCGGCGGCGGCCGGGCCCGGCCGCGCCGCGCTCGACCATCTCCTGCGGCTGATCTCGCAATCCGCGTGGGGCGACGACCTGGTCCTGCGCGGCAGCATGGTCATGCCCGCGTGGGTCGGTGGCCGGGCCCGGCCACCGGGTGACCTCGACTTCGTCGTGCCGCCGCCGTCGCCGGTCCCGGTCGATCCGCGGCACCCCCACCCGTACGTAGCGGCGTACGACACCGTGCAGCAGTGGCCGGAGGCCGCCGACGGTGCGGCCCGCTACGAGATCTGGGCGGACGGGGAGGAGGAGTTCGAGACGCGGGGGCTGCGCGCGCACGTCCCGCCGGAGGGCCTGGTCTGGCAACCGGAGCCGGAGCCTGCGGATTTCCCGCCGTACGAGGACCTGCTGGACCGGGTCCGCGCCTGCCCACGGGCCGCCGCGGGCGTCCTGCTGGACGCGGACGGGGCGCGCCGCGACGGGACGTGGGCCTACGCGTACACGAACGGCGAGGACGGGCCCGCCGGGATCAGGATCCTGATCCCGTGGCGGGCGGACTCCGGCCGGGTGGGGGTGGCGCAGCTGGACTTCTCCCGCGACGAACGGCTCCCCGAGGCACCCGTCTGGACGGCCGTGCCGCGCGGCGACGGCGGGGTCACGGTGGCCCGGACGGCGAGCCGCGAACTGTCGCTGGCCTGGAAGCTGCGGTGGCTGGTGGCGGACGCGGCGGCCGAGGACGGTCCGCGGTGCAAGGACCTGTACGACGCCGTGCTGCTGGCGGAGGCCTGCCGGGAACGGCCCCTGCGGAAAGTGCCGAGCCCGGCCGGCGTACGGGTGGACGAGCGGGCGTGGCAGCGCTTCTGCACGGCCCACCCCGGGGTACGGGGCTCCGCCGCCGACTGGCTGACCCGACTCCGCACCGCGCTGCCCCCGGCCGACCGGTAG